The genomic window TCGCCGAGTCTGAAAAGACGCGTTCAAGGAGATCACTTAAAGTAAGATCCTTTCGTCTGATTTCTTGCTTCCTTTGGATTTATTTGGCCTTTTCACGGGCGGCCAGCCCttgctcccccacccctcaccccgccCTTACTTTTTCCTCTTGGACGCCTCAGAGAATTCTTCGGGGGGTTGTGGGGACTCGCTACAGGCAGCGGGCTCCACGTGGATCGCAGCGAGGGGCTGACCCACCTTCCAAAAAGCGTCAGGGgtgtcttttaaaaagcatagaaaGGAGCAGTGAGTCTGGACTGAGGcacaacgtgtgtgtgtgtgtgtgtgtgtgtgtgtgtgtgaaggtgaGGGCACGGCGCCCTCGACGAACAAGGTGGTAACTGCACGAGGACACCCAGGGAAATATCCCAGCCGGGGAGGGGCCACTGGGAAGGCCTCAGGCTGGCTTCCGGGCTtttctgcctcccacccccaacaaAACCCAAAAGCTGATTTCTGCAGATACAGGCTCTACTCCAGAGTCTCCGGAACACTGCACAGGCACATCCTTGACCAGAGCCGGCAGCAGCCCCTTCTGAGCGGGAGGGGAAGCAGAGGCGGAGGcgcgagggaggaggaagagtgctAGTCCCattgaaataaaaactttgtCTCTGCAAGATCCGAGCCAGGTGCTCAGCTCGCGCAGGCTCTTCTCAACTACTTTACTGCAAGACTTCAAAAGGGGGAACTTTTGAATTTCCACAATTCTCCCTTTCCCCTTACCAGGGGCTTCCAATTAACCCTAGCAATACATTTCCCGGATTTAAATGGCCACTTATTTAaaagctgctgctttctgagTTTTCGCCTGCCGTCTCTGCCTGATGCCCAGGACTCCTCCATCAGCAGTCTGGGGCTCAGGAACTCCATACTTACATCGTCTAAGCATTCATTTGCCTCCAGCACCCGGCcccaaataactttttaatttgaATCTAGGGAGAGCTTTAGCAGGCTCCGTTTCTGGTTTAATGTGATATAAATCGCAGATGCACTTTTATTGAATGGTTAAAGCAGCGACATGGAGATCATCAACACAAAACGCCCTGAACAAAACCATCGAGAGAAATAAAGCTGGTTAATAAGATTTTTGAGAAAGCTTTgtgttaaaaagcaaaaaggaaaaccagcTGAAGGTGACAGTTAGTGCATGGTTAATAGGATCAGGGCGGCCTGGCGGGGCTGCACACTTCTCTTTGGGGAGGTTCAGCCACACTAAAGAAATGAATGGGACATTTAACACATCTGTTATCTCGCcaagcacagagagaaaggagggaccCAGGCTCAGCGCCaccgcagccccagcccagagGACAGCGAAGAGACTGTCCCCAAGATCTGGTTCGAGGCTCCAGATTAAGGGGAGACCTTGCTTGTGTGGGCCAGCTTCCTTGCAGCTGCACGCTCCTCCCAGTTTGCACGTGTTTCTATGTTGCCCTTAATTAAGAAGCTGTGAAACCTCAGCCACGTTAAGTGCTGTCTCTAGAGACATCTGGACCTGCTACTGCTTAAAACCTACAGGCTGTGAGCTGAAGCTCACACTGCCCAGACCTCCTTGACGTTGGGGAAGGGCCAGCTGGCCTTCCCAGCGTTGGGTCACCGTGCCCGGGGTAGCTTCCTGCACTAGAAGCCCTTGGAATGCCTGAGGATTGGTGCTGCTCTCTTCTGCGCAGGgactctcttcctccctcccaggaACTGTGAATCCATCCACGCAGGGACTGGAGAAACTTCGCTGAAAATCGTTGAAAGTTTGCAGACTTGTTTTACCACTCAGGGTCCCCAGCTCTCAAACTCCACCAGTCTCCCAAGATGAAATAACCCGAATTAATCCCTCCCCCTACCCTTGAGAACACACACATCCAATAGTCCCAAAACATTGATTTAACCCTGCACTCACATCTGCTTTGTGCTTGGGCTGGAGTAACTCATAGGGCTAGTCCATTTTCGTGTTCACTGACTTGAAATTTTCCAAGGTGGGGGAGGGTGATTTTACTGAGAGCCTGGAGATGTATTTCtatgaatatttattgatttattttccagGCTCAGCAGGAGAGCTGCAAATAAATTTAGTGCGTTCTTTAAATAATTCCTTTTCTATGAGGCAAGATGTCATCTGAAACTTCTAAATAGGCATTTAATTAGCCCGGGCGTTGCTTCGGAACAAAAACCCCCAGTGAGAGCTTTGGGGGCGCACTGTATTGCAAAGAGGCGGTCGGTAAGCAGAATGGATGCGCGGGTCTTTGTTGCCGGCCCATTGTGCGGGCCATGCTTATGAAGACTAATCCAATCATAAATTGCACCTCTGCGCCAATCAGAGCGCCCAGAGCCGCCAGCGAATGAAGCTCGAGTGGAGAACTTTGTTGAACTTCATTGTCAGAGCTGTCACTTTTCAAAGCGCTTTGGCGGGCGGGCCGCTATAAAACCATCACCTCGACGGGAAGACCACGGAAGACTCGCCGACGCCCAAGTGGGATCGTGACTTAGGGACGTTCGCTAGGCCCCAGAGAGGGCACTgcgggggcgggaggggcgggaAGCCAGGCGTTTACCCTCCGGCCACTGGAAGAAGGGTTATTCCGCCCGCCCCGCGTCTACCATGATGTTCCCGGGCCTCCTCGCGCCCCCCGCCGGGTACCCAAACCTCCTGCGGCCCACGCCCACCTTGACCCTGCCCCAGTCCCTGCAGTCCGCATTTTCTggccactccagcttcctggtggagGATCTGATTCGCATCAGCCGGCCCCCAGCCTACCTGCCCCGCAGCGTGCCCGCAACCAGCGTATCGCCGCCCAGGCAGGGGGCTCCCGCAGCCCTCACCGACACGGGGGCTTCTGACCTGGGCTCCCCGGGTCCCGGCAGCCGGCGGGGCAGCTCTCCACAGACGGCCCTCTCCCCTGCCAGCGAGCCCACGTTTCTGAAGTTTGGGGTGAACGCCATCCTCTCCTCGGCACCCAGAACAGGTAAGTAGGGGCAGAGTGCTGAGGGGTCAATTCAGGGGCCAGGCCTGTGCCGAgggctctggcctcagtttcctttgcAGAGCGGGTACTAACACAACCATCTACACACGTGCGCACGAACTCCGAGACCCCACGTCGGGCAACAGGAGTCTCAGGTCCCGCGAGACCCCACGTCGGGCAACAGGAGTCTCAGGTCCCGCGGCTCGCCCGGAATGGACTTGAGCGCGCGCAGTGCTCTCGCGCGGCTGCAAAGCTGAGCGCACCTCCCTGCGCATCTGCGCTTCTGCTCCctgaagacaatttttttttttttaagaaaaacgcCACGATGAACTATTTCTTGCAACAGTTTGGTATTATGGAGCTGCGAGTTTTTCCCCTGCTCTAGTCCTATCTCCTTAGCCTAGGATGCAGAGTGGGAGAGGCGGCGCAGCAGATTCCTTGGGGCGGGGAAAGAAAGCTCCGCACAGAAAGAGACCACGTTGGAAATACGTGCTGTACTTTTATACGTGAAGGCTCACACCTGGAACCAGCGGAAGGGTTCATCTTGTCCCACGTGCAGTGGGTTTTGTAATACTTAAATACGTGATCGAATTCCttttctcgctccctctcccccagAAGCATCCCCCGCCTTGCTCCAGAGCGTCCCTCCCAAGACGTTCGCCTTTCCCTACTTCGAAGGCTCCTTCCAGCCCTTCATCAGATCGTCCTATTTCCCAGGTAGGTCTCGCCCCGTCTCCTCGCGCGAGGCCAGGCGGCGCTCCCTTGCCCCCAAGCCGTATTTCTCCGTCCACCGCTCGGGGTTACGATGTGGTTCAGAGGTTGCAAGGCGTACAACATTCACGAATCCGTCGCGCCAATTTGATGCCCTATTTAGCACAAGCAGTGACTGCTTGACACTGTGCACCAATTCCCTGCTCTACAAATTAGCAGGAATTGTCATGGTCCCAGTTTGAGGCGGTTCCCTTCCCGGCGAGGAACTGTTGGCATCCCTTCACGCCGCCGTTTTCCCACAGAGGCAGTGCACTTGCTCACGATTCCCCACAAAGGTTTCAGCACCATGACCAATTGGTCAGCTCCTCCGGGCAGCCACACACAGACCGGCCCTCGGCCCTCCACGCTGCCCAGAGACACCTACCAGCCGGGGCTAATTTCTCATTCAAGGCTTGGGGCTTTTCACAAGACCACATGGGGTGCCCGCTTGTGTGGGATGCCTGGGGTCGTCCAAGGGGGAGAGGAGCGAGATCCTTCCCCAACCCCAACCTTCTCTTTCCAACAGCGTCTcagaccctccctccctctaccacTGTATCCGTTTCACCACCATTCAGCTGGTAAAATCACCAACAGCCCTAGGGAAATGCGCATGTGGGCCCCAGCCTGAAGGGGAAGACCACAGCTTTCCACCAAGTTCCCATCCTGGAATCTCACTGGTGACTCCAAGGATGACTCAAACTCTGTAGCTAGTCACAACACACACGGACTAGGAAAAGGGGGGAGCCCCTAGACAGAGAAGAGATGCTGGCAGGGACGGCAGGGGAGGGGATGTGGGGAGCCCAGGACAGCACTCCGAATATCAGGAGGGAAATaagcaattgatttttttttttgtcaaggaGAGCAAATTCACCaatccctacccccaccccgcaCTCCACCATTCATGCTGCTGCTGCTAATGGAATTTGCTCCCTTTCTACCTCATCTCAATGCTCTGACAAAAACAACCCGAGCTTTATAAATAGCTTTTCATGTCCATTTAATGAAAATGATTCGGGGAAGAGAAGCCTCTGCCATCAGTATTCTCCCAATAGTCCTGGCCTGCAGTTGTGTTTAGTTTGAAAGTGTAAATCTCTTTTGTCCCAGTAATATAGGGCTTTCGCTGCTTGTTCTCAGTCTTTTTCTGTTAGTTCATTACTACACAATTACCATTCACGCTTCATTAGAGGCTCTGTATCTTTTTAGGTTTTTTCCCCCCCTCTCTCTTAAAGAGAAACTCTCCCCCCTTTTTATCATGCCAATACCCATTGGGAAGCGGTCAGTGTGCTAATTAGCTGCCACTTTTCATGTATTCGGCCGAATTCTTTATgttttgtgggggaggggaagaaagattAATATAAAAAGAGGAATCGAAAGTGAATTCTCCTCCATCAAATTTTCATCAAAAGTGCAAAAAGCCGCCCAGGTGATAGacgttttgggggtgggggtggggcgcgaAAACTCAGTGGCCTCAGCTGCTTAATTTTCctgtaatttactttttatttgcgGCTGTTTTGGCCGGCGTACGCGGGTTTGTTTCTCTAAAACCGTTGCACGGAACAACGAAATGGACTACGGTGGGGATTGTTGGCTGCGGCTTCGTGCTCCCACCTAATCCGGGTTTGCACGGTTGAAAGAAAAAGTCATTTGGGCGGAAAGAGCCATTTGGTCTTGCAGGTTCTCCAGcgggagaaaggggggggggggtggtgctTTAAAGAGATGAAGGGATCTGAGCGGGAGCGAGAAAGACTGGGAAAGCCGCGGTGGAGGACGGACGCCACCGGGTCTCGGCGGGAGACCGCCCACTCAGCGGCCACCTCTCTGCCCCCCTGTAGCGTCCTCGAGCGTCGTGCCCATCCCCGGGACCTTCTCGTGGCCGCTGGCTGCCCGCGGCAAACCACGCCGGGGCATGCTGCGTCGCGCCGTGTTCTCCGACGTTCAGCGCAAGGCGCTGGAGAAGATGTTCCAGAAGCAGAAGTACATCAGCAAGCCTGACCGCAAGAAGCTGGCGGCCAAGCTGGGCTTGAAGGACTCGCAGGTGACGGCCGTGTCCGCCCTACCCCGCACCCTTCCACCCCCGCGCCTCGCGTCTGCCACTGCGGGGAGGGGGGTGTCTCTGAAGTCAtcccattgtacagatggggaaaccgaggcctAACGGGGGCGGAAATGCCCCCGCTAGCTTCTTCGAGGCTCCTAGGGACAGCCCGCTTCCCTCTCCCGGGCTCACCAGCCTAGGTGCCAGAGGGtggaggggcgggaggggggagTCAGGGCTGCGCGAGTGCTGGGGTGCGGAGACAGCGAACGGGGAAAGACGCCCCCCACCTCCACAGTCCCGCCGAGCCGTCCCGCACCCTTCCCCAAGACCCCAGCACTCACAGTGGCTTCTCCGGGCCCCGCAGGTGAAAATCTGGTTCCAGAACCGACGCATGAAATGGCGGAACTCCAAGGAGCGCGAACTCCTGTCCAGCGGCGGCTGCAGAGAGCAGACCCTCCCCACCAAGCTCAACCCGCACCCGGACCTCAGCGACGTGGGCCAGAAGGTCCCTGGGGACGACGACGATGAAGACGAGGCCCCGGGCAGCCCCCCGCACCGCCTGGCCTTCCACGCGTCCCCAGAGCCTCGGCACCTGCGGGACGCGCGCCTCGACGGGCCGCTGCCCCCCTCGCCCGCGCACTCCAGCAGCCCCGGCAAACCTTCGGACTTCTCTGACTCCgacgaggaggacgaggagggcgAGGACGAGGAGGAAATCACCGTGTCCTAGGACCGCACCGGCGCGCGCCCGGTACTGGTTTCAGGTGCTTTGGCATTGAACAGGTGTGATCCAGTCTGCGCCAATCGCTTTGTGACCCGGCGGGGATGCTGCGGCTCCCCACCGCAGTACCTGCACCACGTCCAGGGTCCAGGGCGACgattccgccccccccccctcccgcGCCCGCCCCAGCACCACCTCAGAGCAGCCCTCCCTCCTTAAATCTCGGGCTTGGTCTCAGACTTAACCCTCCATTCTACCTTGTTGATTGCAAAGCATTTGGAACTCAGTGCGTTGCGGTTCCAGGGGTTCCTCCACCCTATGGCCTGTACTACCTCTGAACCAGGCCCTGATGGTCTTCAGCATCCTCAGCCCCACACGGAGCTACACCAAGCGCATAACTGACGCCCAGCCCCCCTGACGCCGTGGGTCCCTACACCTGCCTATCCTACACTGCAAGGGCCTCCTaccctgctgcaggctggggtacCCCTAGCCCCGACCCCGGCCTTCCCATAGCCAACCCCTTAGGAAGTGCCCTGAGGACCTGTGGCTCTCCGTCTAAGGAACAATGTGAATATTGACTCTTTgttctcatttcccaaatgcttttgGAGGGGGGAGAGTAAGTTCTCaaacttgggggtgggggaggatcaGTCTGTTTGCtcgtatgtgtgcgtgtgtgcgtgtgtgcatgtgtgtgtgaaagcTTTTCTTTAATGCCTGCATCCACAGTATATGGACAGCGGACTCTACGATGTGCCCTAATATTTTATATCTGGGGAGGGGATTACAAAGTGTCTAAGCACAGGGGGCACTGTGTGGATGGAGGGGTCCACAagccttagattttttttttctttcaccgaACTTTGCTGTCTTTGCACAGCTTTTATGAACTTATGCTATTTTGTACACATGTTGTATGGCTATTTTATACCAAGGTTATTGTGAATAACTAAAAAAAGACTGTCTAGAgtgctttttctcctttttgcaatggtttttaaactttaaaaaggtaGCGGTTTAATTGCATAacttataaagaaatattttgtatttttgccaTGTACagaattttatatatgtacatatgtatcaaatgaacaaataccaaataaaaagtagaatggATACAATGACCCAGTGGTGTCATTaagtcacagggtgcaggggccagtgctgtggcctagcaggtggagctgctgcctgcagtgcctgtgtcccatatgggctctgatacaagtcctggctgctccacttccgatccagctctctgctatggcctgggaaagaaagcagcagaagatggcccaagagcttgggccactaCACaagcgtgggagaccgggaggaggctcccggctcttggctttggatgggcccagctccaatcattgtagccatttgggaagtgagccagcggatggaggatcaatcaatctctctctctgcctctctgtaactttgcctttcaaataaataaataattttttaaaattcacaggGTGCAGAGCTAAGGGAACAATGCTATTCAAGTCCAAATGCTGGGTTTCTCTTTCATCTTAAGGGATGCTGAGGTTCAAGGGGGAATGCACTTGTCCGAAGATCCCCAGCTAGTAGGTAGCCGTGCTGGAACTAGAATCCTCCTCCGGCTCTCCGTTCAGTGCACTTTCTGCTTTGCTGTATCATAAAATAACCACATTTCTACGTCAGGTGTCAAGTGGCTCCCGTAAAATGGCACCAAAAAAGCTGAAGCCATAGCGTCCCTTCTGTCTTCTGTGAGAACTGAAATCATGGGAAGAAATCCTTGAGTGGGAGTCTAAGCAGCTCCGGTCTTCAtggttttcctttctctccctgaaCACCTACTGCCCGGACCCCAGGAAAGCTTCCAAGCCAGGCTCCGCTCCTTGCCTTTTGTGTATGAGCTCATTCTGTCAGGAGTGCCTTCTAGAGCAGGCACTTGGGAGTCCAGATCCAGACGCTGGTGTCTCCCAAAGAAATGAAGAGTTCTGGAATGACCTGCGTTCAGCAGGAGTGCCTTAGCTAATCAGCGAACTGAGCCCTACAGGACATCAGGTTAGGGTCATGGATGGGGCTTTTGTGTCCTTTAAGAGATTGGCCTCAGCCCCTCCATCACACAGatccaagtgaaaaaaaaaagtggtgatgTTTATTTTTGGTAGTCATACTTGAAGTTTAAATCTGCTCCATTCCAAattaactctgctttcaattaaCACAGACCCTGCTACGCTGCAGTGCCCTGCTGGGCTTGCTCCTGACATCACTGACCACTATCTTCATTGTGGCTTATCCAcagtcctgagaagcagcagaagcaaAACTGCTGTTGTTTTCATAATCATTGTAATTCAAGAAACTTCTCACGTTTCCCCCTCTACACTTAGGAAAGCGTTCCGTTCCGTAAGGCTGGCTGGCATTCAACCCCAGTTCGTGCTTCCGTTCACACccagagttctcagctcccagtaATTCACTTCTTAGAGCACCGGCCCTAAACCACTAACTTTCATTCAAAAGACTGAAATAGCTATATCCATGAGCCAGAGAATAATAAATGCATAGTCAAAATAAAGggaattttggggctggcactgtggcacagtgggttactcccctggcctgaagcatcagcatctcatacaggcaccagttccagtcccggctgctcctcttccaatccagctctctgctatggcctgggaaagcagtggaagatgggccaagtccttgggctcctgcacccacgtgagagacctggaagaagctcctggctcctggcttcagatgggtacaattcctgctgttgcggccaactggggagtgaaccattggatggaagacctctctctctctctctctctctctctctctctctctctctctgcctctcctgtctctgtgtaactctgactttcaaataaataaataaatctttttaaaaaataaagggaattttTGTTGAGCACCTATTACATGGCAGGCAGTCACCGTGCTAGGTGCCTGATCAGGGCTTCTCATTTCTCTCTGTGCAGAAAGACCTCCTGAGGATcccatcaaaatgcaaataaCGATTCTGGGTACTTGGCATCCCTAACACTGTTAGCTCACAGAACAGACAGTAAGTAGCAAGTATTACACAGGTTTATCCTCCCTTGACTAAACTGGTAACAATCTGCTTAACTAAAAGTCAACCAATAGGAATTCTCTAATAGAgtgttatattttgaaatattttgtagttttgaaaaaaaaagagaatctcaTTGGCCATTTAAAACCTTTCTCATATTCCTGAATCTCCTATATCACCATGAGACCTCTTCCTTGTGGCCAAACAAGGTCTTCCAGCTTGGTGTTAAAACCCTtttgtggctggcgctgcggctcactaggctaatcctccatctgcggcgctggcactcggggttctagtcctggttggggcgccagattctgtcccagtttcgtctcttccagtccagctctctgctgtggcccaggaaggcagtggaggatggcccaagtgtttgggccctgcactcacatggaagaccaggaagaagcacctggttcctagctttggatcagcacaacgcaccggccatagtagccatttggagggggtgaaccaatggaaggaagacctttctctctgtctctctctctcactgtctaattctgcctgtcaaaaaaaaaaaaaaaaacttttgtactCTAAGAGATCGCTGAAAGCCTAAAAAGAGGTTTTGTTCCTATGGGTTTTATCTACTGATATTTACTGTATAAGAAAttcagattaaaaaattaaaatcttcatAATTCATTTAGAACAAGAAACCATGATGTGTCaacataaatttacattttatggaaaataagtatgtatacattataaaatgaaacaagaaGCGTGGCACTGTACTGCATTTCTGCCCACTTCTTTAGTGATTGGTTTCATAAAGGAAATCCGGATTCTCTGGCCTGCTTCTGCAGCCTCTTGTGAGACAGACATGCACAGGAGGACTACACAGCCTTTTCAGATTGCTGTGGCTGCTTTCTGATGCAGCAGAGAAACTAGATAAGTGGTAGTTTTTAAAGGTAAGTTGTAATTTGGAATCTAAACATTCTGTCAATGAACTTTTCAACTATTTAACTTACATTAAAATCTATTCATTTGTCTTGTATTTTCATATAGGTCTTTGAGCACGTATGAGGATTTTGCAACAAGGTGCACTGGATGTTTGGGAAACATTGGCTCACTAAGTCTGGAAAGATATTCTCAGTGTTGGCCTTTGTCATCCATCATCAAACATCACACTTCTTAACGGTAGCACCTGTCTCATCACAGAAGTCTTGAGAAGCTATCAAGCTTATGGTGGCAGATACAAGCTTTTCAAAACTGAgatttttacttgaaagccaaACTTCACGATTGAGTAAAGTGCTATCAGTTTTTATTTCCAGGTGACAGGctaattttgtttttgataaaatgTCTCAGATAATTCTGAGAAATCATCGTTTGTCTGTTGGTCAActtttttcaagtaaaaaatggAGTTTCATAAAAAATGTGGTTAAACAATTGCACAAGTGCTTCATCTTGAGGCAGTC from Oryctolagus cuniculus chromosome 1, mOryCun1.1, whole genome shotgun sequence includes these protein-coding regions:
- the DBX1 gene encoding homeobox protein DBX1, producing MMFPGLLAPPAGYPNLLRPTPTLTLPQSLQSAFSGHSSFLVEDLIRISRPPAYLPRSVPATSVSPPRQGAPAALTDTGASDLGSPGPGSRRGSSPQTALSPASEPTFLKFGVNAILSSAPRTEASPALLQSVPPKTFAFPYFEGSFQPFIRSSYFPASSSVVPIPGTFSWPLAARGKPRRGMLRRAVFSDVQRKALEKMFQKQKYISKPDRKKLAAKLGLKDSQVKIWFQNRRMKWRNSKERELLSSGGCREQTLPTKLNPHPDLSDVGQKVPGDDDDEDEAPGSPPHRLAFHASPEPRHLRDARLDGPLPPSPAHSSSPGKPSDFSDSDEEDEEGEDEEEITVS